The segment CAGCCGATCGCCGGCCCGCCGGAGACCTGGAGGGCGGCCGAGACGATGCCGGAGAGGTGCTCCAGCATGCGGTTGCCCGCCACCTGCAGGAGCAGGGCGTGGAATTCGGCGTCGGCGCGGGAGAAGGTGAGGGAGTCGCCCTGTCCGGCGGCGTGCCCCATGATCTCCGCCATGTCGGCGAGGCGCTGCTGGATGTCCTCGCGGCCGTGGCCGGCGGCGAGCCGGGCGGCGAGCGGCTCGATGGTCCAGCGCAGTTCGAACAGCTCGCGGCGCTGGTCCTCGCGCTGCGGGCCGAAGGCGCGCCACTCGATGATGTCGGGGTCGAGCAGATTCCAGTCGCTCACCGGGCGGACCCGGGTGCCGACGTTGGGGCGGGCACTGACCAGGCCCTTGGCCTCCAGCACGCGCAGGGACTCGCGTACGACGGTGCGGGAGACCTCGAAACGCTGGCCGATCTCCTCGGGAACCAGCGGGCGGTCGGCGCCCAGGTCGCCGGAGACGATCATCTGGCCGAGCTGCTGGACGAGTTGGCCGTGCAGCCCGCGGCCGCGGCTGCCGCCCGCCCGGCGGCCGACCCGGCCCAGATCGGAATCGGCGCTGTCCCAGGAGGGGATCCCCGAGACGCTCGGCCGGTGGTCGGCCCGGTGGTCGACGCGGTGGTCAGCTCGATGGTCGGCTCGGTGGTCGACGGCGGGTACTTCACCGTACGGGTAGCGGTCGAGCTCGCCCGGGCCGACGATGCTGGGGTCGGCGGGGCGGGCCGCGGTCATCATGGTGTGCGCAAGGGTACTCACGCATCCTTTGTCGGCGATGGCGCGCGGCGCCTTGAGGGCTTTGCTGAAAAGCACACGAAAGGGTGAGCGCTCATCACCTGATAATTGACGCTTTATCGGACGGAAATGGGCTTTCTTGCAGCGTTCCGGAGCACTTCGGTTTATCTGACCGCAAGTTGGACGCCGTCAACCGCCGGCCGACCGTCCGTCAACTCCGCGGTCAACCCGCGCGGCCCTTCAACACCGTGGCCAGATAGGCGCACAGCAGAGCGAGCAGGGCCAACGCGAAGGAATACCGGACGGGTTCGGCGGCCAGTCGTACGGCGTCGATCGCCGGGGCCGCGGCAAGCTTCCGCAGCGCCGGAGCGACCAGCAGCGGCACGGCGAGCACTCCGGCCATCCCCAGCGCGGTCGTCCGGAACACCCCCGCCGCGAGCACACCCGCCCAGGCGCAGCCCACCGTGAGCGCCGCCCAGCCGGCCACGAGCACCGGGCGGTCGGCCGGGAAGGGGACGCTGCCGGGGCCCTGGACGAGGCGTACGGCGGCGGCGCCGAGACCGGCGGCGAGCGCGGCGAGCAGCAGGGCGGCAGCGCCGCTGACGGTGAGTTTGGCGGCGAGCAGCCGGAGTTGGCGGGGCATGGCGGAGCGGTCGGGGGTCAGCGCGGGGTAGCGGAACTCCTGGCCGTAGGAGAGCGCCCCGAGCAGTCCGGCGCCCAGCGCGGCGGGCGGCAGCGGAAGCACGTGCGGCCAGCCGGTGGCCAGGCGCAGCGAGGCGGGGTGGCCGGCGCGCAGCAGCGCCAGGGTGCCGATGAGCGAGACCAGTACCGTGCCGGCGGCGATCAGCCACGGGGCGCGTACGCCGGTGAGGCGGCGCAGTTCGTAGCGCAGCGGCCGGGCGGGGCCGGGCGGGGGCACGGCGTCGTGGACGGGCCGCATGGGGACCGTGTCGTACGGGTCCGCGGGCGGGGCGGGGGGCGGGCCGGAGTCGACGGTGGCGTCGGCGAGCTGATGCAGCAGGATGCCGTTGCGGAAGGCGGTCTCGCCGACCTGGGCGGGGGTGGTGCCGTAGACGGCGATGCGGCTGCCGCTGCCACTGATCACCTCGGTGCCGTCCTGGGTGAGCAGGGTGGCCAGGCGCTGGGCGTGCGGGGAGCGCACGGCGACGTAGGGGCGCAGCCGGGTGCGGCCGAACTCGGCGGCGGGCTGGTCGGCGACGAGCCGTCCCTGGTCGAGGGTGACGACGCGGTCGGCGAGGCGGGCGAGCGCCTTGGGGTCGCGGCCGGTGACCAGGACGGTGCCGCCCTGGGCGGCGTAGGACTTCAGCAGCGCGTGCAGCCAGCCGGTGTCGCGGGGGGACAGGTCGCGGGCGGGGTCGTCCAGGAGCAGGGCTGCGGGGTCGGCGAGGAGGGCGGCGGCCAGGCCCAGGCGGCGGTCCATGCCGAGCGAGAGGGCGCCGAGGCGCCGGCCGGCCATGCCGGTCAGGCCGACGGTCTCCAGGACCTGTTCGGCGCGGGTGGCGGGGACGCCGGTGGCGGCGGCCAGCATGCGCAGGTGGCCGCGCACCGTGCGGCCGGGGTGGCCGGGCACGTCACCGAGCAGCGCGCCGGCCCGGCGGGCGGGGTGCGGGTGGCGGTGGAGGGGGCGGCCCTCGAAGAGGGTGACGCCGCGGCCGGCTTCGAGTTCGAGCATCAGCCGCAGGGCGGTGGACTTGCCGGCCCCGCTGTCGCCGAGGAGGGCGGTGACTTCCCCGGGGCGGGCCTCGAAGCTGAGGTCGTCGACGGCGGGCGGCCGGTCGCCCCGGGCGATGCTGGTCAGTCCGATGGCCTGGATCACCTTGGCACGATAACGCCCGGAATCTCTGGAATTCAGACCTCGGGGCGCAACATGGGCGGATTCAGCAGGGCGGCTCCACCCGCCCTGAACAGCTGTGCGGGCCGGCCGCCCTGGCGGGTCGTCGTTCCGCCGGTGGGGACGAGGAAGCCGGGGGTGCCGGTGACCTTGCGGTGGAAGTTGCGGGGGTCCAGGACGACGCCCCAGACGGCCTCGTAGACCCGGCGCAGCTCGCCGACGGTGAACTCGGGCGGGCAGAAGGCGGTGGCCAGGGAGGAGTACTCGATCTTGGAGCGGGCGCGTTCGACGCCGTCGGCGAGGACGCGGTCGTGGTCGAAGGCGAGGGCGTCTCCCGCTTCCCGGCCGCCGTGGTTGCCGTGGTTGCCGTGATTGCCGTGCTTGTCGTCGAGCAGCTCGCTCACCGGGGCCCAGCGGGCGCTGCGGGCGTCGCCGCCGGCCCGGGGGGCGGGCAGGTCGGGGGCGAGCACGAGATGGGCGACGCTGACCACGCGCATCCGGGGGTCGCGGTGCGGGTCGCCGTAGGTGGCCAGCTGCTCCAGGTGTGCGCCGCTGCGGGCGCGCAGCCCGGTCTCCTCCGCCAGCTCCCTGGCCGCCGCCTCACCCAGGTCCTCGTCGGCCCGTACGAAGCCTCCTGGCAGCGCCCAGCGGCCCTGATAGGGCGGCTCGCCACGGCGTACCACCAGCGTGCACAGCGCATGGTGACGCACCGTGAGTACGACGAGGTCCACGGTGACGGCGAAGGGCGGGAAAGCTGACGGGTCGTAGGGCGGCATGGCGGCGATCTTAGTCGTCTGCCTGACGATAAGCAGCCGGTTGGCACAGCGGTCGCCGGGGCGGTCGCACCGCCATCAGGTCACGTGCCGAGCTGAAGGCCGGGCGCGGCCTCCTCGACCATGGCCATGCCCAGCCTGCTGATCCGCACGGAGAACGGCTCCTCGGCCACCCGCAGCCCGGAGAACTGCACCGCGCCGAGCGGGGCGCTGCCCATCGGCCGCACGGTGACGGTCCGCTCGGGTGCGTCGGGGCGTACTCCGGCCAGCGCGGTCAGCAGGTGGACCGCGCCGGCTGCGGCGACGGCGGCCGGGCGGCCTGCGGTGGGATGCGGGGCGGGGGCCCGGTCGGCGGTCCGCTGCTCCCCCGCGTACATCTCGGGGAGCCGGTGGCCGAAGGTTTCAGCAGCGTCGAGCACACCCCTGAGCAGGGCCGATGCCTCCTTCTCGTAGCCCGCTGCGGCGAGCCCCGCAGCGGCCACGGCGCTCTCGTGGACGCGTACGGCGCCGCCCCGGTGGCCGAAGGGGTTGTGCCCCGGGGCCTTGGCCGACAGGGTGCGCAGGCCCCAGCCGGAGTCGAGATCGGGGGCGCCGAGCAGCCGGGCGAGCTGTTCGGTCTGCGCCTTGTCGAGCAGTCCTTCGGCGAGGCGGCTGCCGCCCAGCAGGCCGGTGTCGAGCAGATGGGCGGCGGCGGAGCCGAGGTGCGGGGCCGGTCTGCCGTCCGGCGCGAGGGCGGCGGCCGGGCGGCCCCCGGCCCGGTCGTCGAGCCAGAATTCCTCGCGGAAGCGGCGCCGCAGCTCGGCCGCCCGCTCCCGCCAGCCGTCCGCGCCCGGCCTCCCGTACGCCTCCAGCAGGTCGCCGCCGTGCAGCATGGCCCGGTGCGCGTGAGCCTGGACCTCGCAGCGGGCCGGGCCG is part of the Streptomyces sp. NBC_01262 genome and harbors:
- a CDS encoding FadR/GntR family transcriptional regulator; translated protein: MLFSKALKAPRAIADKGCVSTLAHTMMTAARPADPSIVGPGELDRYPYGEVPAVDHRADHRADHRVDHRADHRPSVSGIPSWDSADSDLGRVGRRAGGSRGRGLHGQLVQQLGQMIVSGDLGADRPLVPEEIGQRFEVSRTVVRESLRVLEAKGLVSARPNVGTRVRPVSDWNLLDPDIIEWRAFGPQREDQRRELFELRWTIEPLAARLAAGHGREDIQQRLADMAEIMGHAAGQGDSLTFSRADAEFHALLLQVAGNRMLEHLSGIVSAALQVSGGPAIGCERPGDHSVGLHQRIVEALASGDGAEAESSMRQLLAVHSEPGAPGTPEHVVPAPREH
- a CDS encoding ATP-binding cassette domain-containing protein, whose amino-acid sequence is MIQAIGLTSIARGDRPPAVDDLSFEARPGEVTALLGDSGAGKSTALRLMLELEAGRGVTLFEGRPLHRHPHPARRAGALLGDVPGHPGRTVRGHLRMLAAATGVPATRAEQVLETVGLTGMAGRRLGALSLGMDRRLGLAAALLADPAALLLDDPARDLSPRDTGWLHALLKSYAAQGGTVLVTGRDPKALARLADRVVTLDQGRLVADQPAAEFGRTRLRPYVAVRSPHAQRLATLLTQDGTEVISGSGSRIAVYGTTPAQVGETAFRNGILLHQLADATVDSGPPPAPPADPYDTVPMRPVHDAVPPPGPARPLRYELRRLTGVRAPWLIAAGTVLVSLIGTLALLRAGHPASLRLATGWPHVLPLPPAALGAGLLGALSYGQEFRYPALTPDRSAMPRQLRLLAAKLTVSGAAALLLAALAAGLGAAAVRLVQGPGSVPFPADRPVLVAGWAALTVGCAWAGVLAAGVFRTTALGMAGVLAVPLLVAPALRKLAAAPAIDAVRLAAEPVRYSFALALLALLCAYLATVLKGRAG
- a CDS encoding NUDIX hydrolase → MPPYDPSAFPPFAVTVDLVVLTVRHHALCTLVVRRGEPPYQGRWALPGGFVRADEDLGEAAARELAEETGLRARSGAHLEQLATYGDPHRDPRMRVVSVAHLVLAPDLPAPRAGGDARSARWAPVSELLDDKHGNHGNHGNHGGREAGDALAFDHDRVLADGVERARSKIEYSSLATAFCPPEFTVGELRRVYEAVWGVVLDPRNFHRKVTGTPGFLVPTGGTTTRQGGRPAQLFRAGGAALLNPPMLRPEV